Sequence from the Burkholderia stabilis genome:
AGAAGGTGCCTTTGAGGCGACGCAACGCATCAACCATACGCGCATAACCTACTCCTGAGGTCGGGCGATTGGTGGTAACAAGAAAGTCGTACGCGGTGAAGCGTATGGTGCGGCTCACATCACGACCACGATCCAGCGCGGGCACCATCTGGCTGATGCAATAGATCCAGATATCCTTATCCAGAATGGTTGCACAGCCATCGGACCCGGGTTTGACCACGACGTAGTGGCCTGAGCGCTCATTCACGTAGCGACGCACGCGGCGGTCGCCTGCTTTCAGGGCAAACAGCGGGTGCTCCATGCTAGCCATGTCGTCTTTCAATGCGACATCGCAGAGATCCGCGACAAAAAAATCTTGCTGGGCATGCCGGATTGGCGACAGCTTGCTAGGGACCACGTCGTTCGCCGGTTTGCGCGTACAGGCGGAAACAACGGACTTGCTGGACATGTTCTTCCAGACCTGATCGGCCCGCTGATCCGAAAGTGCTTCGCTGACAGGAGCGGTTGCACTCGCACGATCTTCATGCGACTCATTGTTGCGCCGAACTCGCTCAAGAGCCTCTTTGGTGCGCCGCTGGCATAAGGCCAGGGCCTTTGATGTGCTCATTGCGCGCCCGATACGGCCCCGAAGGTTGAGTTGCGCGGACGACCGCGGCGCACAATCGGTTCGGCGGCATACAGAGCACCAAGCCACGCTCGCACATCACGAACCCTCCACCGCAGACACCGATTCTCTGCGATCACGGGGTCCGGTAGATCTCCTTTATACCGACGTTGATAGAACGAACTCCTGCTCAGGCCCATGAGCGCCGCAAATTCGGCTGGCGTGATCAAGGCTGACTCCGCCATTACGTTAAATTTCACCCTGAAATCGCGCATCTGGCCGTTCTTTTCACTCATGCCTTCACCTCTGTTCATTGACGTTCATTGACCTTCATTGCAATTCTCTTTACCTTCTCGACAGAGGGAAAAAGCAAATTCCGATAGGTTTTGAGAGGTCGCTCGTGGCGCGTATGAGAGGTGGTGCATCTGGTCGTAACCGAATGACGGAGGTCACGGTATCGGTCCTTCGACGGATCCAGGCGGCGGCACCTACGTTGTCTGAAAAGGAGCTCGAAGCGAACATGCCGATGGGGCTCAGATCTCTGAAGCTTGATATTGCGCGTGGCGTCAAGCCGGATCATTCGGGGGGCGATGGAAGCAGTGGGCAAGCATTCAAGCGCTACCTGTCAAAAGAAACGAGCTTCAGCCTCGCCAAATTGGCTGCAGTCGTTGCTGCAGCGGATACCTCCCTGGGCTTGAAATTGACGGACGGCGACCTGTTTCGTCTAGGTTTGCATGAACTGCCGGAGGGAGCAGATCCGACGTCACGTTTGGATCGCTTTGAGAAAGCCGAACGCATCTTCGCTGTCGGCGTCGATCGAATGCATCAAGGGCTTATGCCTGTTTCCCCGAGTAAGCAGGGTGGCAGACCACGTGCCGCGCGCGATGGAGTAGAAGCGTGTGCTGCCTTTGAAGCTTGGAAACTTGAACTTGCAAGCTTAGGTGCGCGAGTACGGGAGGAGCGTCCTGCAGGCCCACCTGACTTTCTCGAACCCGAAGACGAAGATGAGCAAAGGCATTGGGATTACAGGTCGCTTGACCCGTGGCAACGTCCCTTCTCGCCGACTGACCCGCACCCTGCCGCAATCAGCCGATTAAAGCTCAAGCTCTCCGATAATTGGGGTGCAGATACGGCCATGCATCCACAACCTCTGGATGAACCTCAGCAAGCAACAATGCCTGCGGACGGCGCGCGTGATGTGAAGGAGTTCGTTTCGCGCGATGAGCTCGAGACGGTTCTTCGCCAACTTTTGAGCTCCGGCGGTGAGAGCCTCAGAAGACCTGAATAGTTGCGCGAGACCTGTTGTGGATAAGGTGCTCGTTCCTTCGTACCTTCACACACGCGTTGCTGTGGATTGGCACGTACTTTTAGACACGTCACGACACGTACATTCACCCACGCGGACGGCTCGCGGAGCCAGCAGGGACGGCGCTCTAGGATGTGTAACGCGCGCGCGCAGATAACTTTAAATCTATAAAGTCTTTAACAAAAGGGTTGTACATCGGCTCGTGGAGCATCCGCGCCCGTCCGTGTACAACTCCGCTGCCCACACCGCAAGGGTGTGGACAGCCGCTGCGCGGTGCCGG
This genomic interval carries:
- a CDS encoding helix-turn-helix transcriptional regulator; the encoded protein is MSEKNGQMRDFRVKFNVMAESALITPAEFAALMGLSRSSFYQRRYKGDLPDPVIAENRCLRWRVRDVRAWLGALYAAEPIVRRGRPRNSTFGAVSGAQ